From Vanessa cardui chromosome 11, ilVanCard2.1, whole genome shotgun sequence, the proteins below share one genomic window:
- the LOC124533819 gene encoding ADP-ribosylation factor-related protein 1 translates to MYTLLHGFYKYVIQKDEYCVLILGLDNAGKTTYLEATKTKFTKKYKAMNPSRITTTVGLNIGKIDVDGVRLNFWDLGGQQELQSLWDKYYAECHAVIYIVDSSDRERVSESKETFDRMIASEHLSGVPLLVLANKQDIPDCMGVHTVKPIFNQNAHLIGARDIMLMATSALTGDGVDEGIRWLVDCMKRNSIERPARNHDDNL, encoded by the exons atgtatacactACTTCATggcttttataaatatgttattcaaAAAGACGAATATTGTGTGTTAATCTTAGGCCTTGACAATGCGGGTAAAACG ACATATTTGGAGGCTACTAAAACGAAATTTACCAAAAAGTATAAAGCGATGAACCCAAGTCGAATAACTACTACAGTAGGACTAAATATAGGGAAAATAGATGTAGATGGAGTTAGACTTAATTTTTGGGACCTTGGTGGACAGCAAGAGTTGCAATCACTGTGGGACAAA TATTATGCAGAATGTCATGCTGTTATTTATATTGTGGATTCATCAGATAGAGAAAGAGTATCAGAGTCCAAAGAAACATTtg acaGAATGATAGCTTCGGAACATCTCTCTGGGGTCCCACTTTTGGTGCTAGCTAACAAGCAAGACATTCCAGATTGCATGGGAGTGCATACAGTTAAGCCAATTTTCAACCAAAATGCCCACTTAATTGGTGCTAGAGACATTATGCTAATGGCCACATCTGCCTTGACTGg agaTGGAGTTGACGAAGGTATAAGGTGGCTAGTGGATTGCATGAAACGTAACAGTATCGAGAGACCGGCGCGAAATCACGACGACAATTTATAA
- the LOC124533820 gene encoding AP-1 complex subunit gamma-1 gives MAYPMYEVDWSVLPPEQNRRFNPAFNIATIKQVVNEAIERVRMQTPTRLRDLIRQIRAARTAAEERSVVNKECAYIRSTFREEDSVWRCRNIAKLLYIHMLGYPAHFGQLECLKLIASPRFTDKRVGYLGAMLLLDERQDVHLLITNCLKNDLNSNTQFVVGLALCTLGAIASPEMARDLASEVERLIKSPNAYIKKKAALCAFRIIRRVPDLMEMFLPATRSLLTEKNHGVLITGVTLITEMCENSPDTLNHFKKESGQREIVPNLVRILKNLILAGYSPEHDVSGVSDPFLQVKILRLLRILGKNDAEASEAMNDILAQVATNTETSKNVGNTILYETVLSIMDIKSESSLRVLAINILGRFLLNNDKNIRYVALNTLLRTVHVDTSAVQRHRTTILECLKDPDVSIRRRAMELSFALINSQNIRAMMKELLLFLERSDPEFKAHCSSAMVLAAERYAPSSKWHLDTLFQVLLKAGNYLRDDTVSSTLQIVSAAPGERQAYAAMRLWSSLERSAVCADATEKQPLVQVAAWTIGEYGDMLVSEASNAISMVDDDGVDDFTRPSEEYVIDIYQKLLWSTQLSITTKEYLLLSLAKLSTRLTTKPSQDKIRVIIDTFGSHIHIELQQRGVELSQLYKQYAHLRPALLERMPPMEAGAPEHDAEPDHDKPPPDQDALLDLIIGSEPLSNGDMEHTPAPPTNNNSTTNDILDLLSGLDLSTPSAPTPSVPTPSTAVSVANNNMAAPSLLLDGLFAPAPTPVQPQAETVVRALERNGVVVELAAQRGGDTAALTMRARSSAAATITDFLFQAAVPRTFRLDMMSPSGTVLTPQGEITQLLKITNPSKTPLRLRIRVSYNIDGNPILEQAEVNNFPPDLFN, from the exons ATGGCTTATCCCATGTACGAAGTTGATTGGAGTGTATTACCCCCTGAACAAAACAGAAG GTTTAACCCAGCTTTCAACATTGCCACCATAAAACAAGTGGTAAATGAGGCAATAGAGAGAG TGCGGATGCAGACTCCGACACGGTTACGAGATCTGATCCGACAGATACGTGCAGCAAGAACGGCTGCCGAAGAAAGGAGTGTCGTTAACAAGGAATGCGCGTACATTAGATCAACTTTCAGAGAAGAAGATAGTGTTTGGAG ATGTCGAAACATCGCGAAACTCCTGTACATTCATATGCTGGGCTATCCAGCACACTTTGGTCAACTGGAATGCCTGAAGCTGATAGCGAGCCCACGCTTCACGGACAAGCGCGTGGGCTATTTGGGCGCGATGCTGCTGCTGGATGAACGGCAAGATGTGCATTTGCTGATCACCAATTGTCTGAAAAA CGACCTTAACAGTAACACACAGTTCGTCGTCGGCTTAGCGCTATGCACGTTAGGAGCCATCGCTTCACCAGAGATGGCAAGGGACCTCGCCTCAGAAGTGGAAAGATTGATCAAATCACCAAACGCCTACATAAAGAAAAAGGCAGCGCTATGCGCATTCAGGATCATCAGACGTGTACCAGATCTGATGGAGATGTTCCTACCGGCAACAAGGAGTTTATTGACGGAGAAGAATCATG GTGTCCTCATTACTGGCGTGACGCTCATCACTGAGATGTGTGAGAACAGTCCGGATACACTGAACCATTTCAAAAAG GAGAGCGGACAGCGCGAG ATTGTGCCGAACTTGGTGAGAATATTGAAAAACTTAATTTTGGCCGGATATTCGCCGGAACACGACGTCAGCGGAGTGTCGGATCCTTTCCTTCAG GTGAAAATTCTCCGTCTCCTACGGATACTCGGAAAGAACGATGCGGAGGCGTCGGAGGCCATGAACGACATACTCGCGCAGGTCGCGACCAACACGGAGACCAGCAAGAACGTCGGGAACACCATACTATACGAAACTGTGCTTTCTATCATGGACATTAAGTCCGAGAGTAGCTTGCGCGTGCTCGCCATCAACATACTCGGGAGATTCCTCCTGAACAACGACAAGAACATCCGATACGTGGCCTTGAACACGCTGCTCAGGACCGTACACGTGGACACATCGGCCGTTCAGCGACACAGGACCACCATTTTGGAATGTTTAAAg GACCCAGACGTATCGATTCGCCGTCGAGCTATGGAGTTATCCTTCGCGCTCATCAACAGTCAAAACATTCGCGCCATGATGAAGGAGCTGCTGCTATTCCTGGAGCGCTCCGACCCTGAGTTCAAGGCTCACTGCTCCAGCGCCATGGTGCTGGCGGCCGAGAGGTACGCGCCCTCCAGCAAGTGGCATCTCGACACGCTGTTCCAGGTCTTGTTGAAG GCGGGCAACTACCTGCGCGACGACACGGTGTCGTCGACGCTGCAGATCGTGTCGGCGGCGCCGGGCGAGCGCCAGGCCTACGCCGCCATGCGCCTGTGGAGCTCCCTCGAGCGCTCCGCCGTCTGCGCCGACGCCACCGAGAAGCAGCCGCTCGTGCAG GTGGCAGCATGGACCATCGGTGAATACGGAGACATGTTGGTATCAGAGGCCAGTAACGCTATATCAATGGTCGACGATGATGGCGTAG atGATTTCACCCGTCCGTCAGAAGAGTATGTTATAGACATATACCAAAAGTTGCTCTGGTCGACGCAGCTCTCGATCACGACCAAGGAGTATCTGCTGCTGTCGCTCGCCAAGTTGTCCACGAGGCTCACGACGAAACCAAGCCAAGA TAAAATCCGTGTCATAATCGACACATTCGGGTCTCACATCCACATCGAGCTGCAGCAGAGGGGAGTCGAGCTGTCGCAACTGTACAA GCAGTACGCGCACCTGCGGCCCGCGCTGCTGGAGCGCATGCCGCCCATGGAGGCCGGAGCGCCCGAGCACGACGCGGAGCCCGACCACGACAAGCCGCCGCCCGACCAG GATGCACTACTGGATTTGATAATCGGTTCAGAGCCTTTGTCGAACGGTGACATGGAACACACTCCTGCCCCTCCCACTAATAATAACTCTACGACtaat GACATCCTGGATCTATTGAGCGGGTTGGACCTCAGTACGCCCAGCGCGCCCACGCCCAGTGTGCCCACGCCCAGCACTGCGGTCAGCGTGGCCAACAACAATATGGCCGCGCCGTCGCTACTGCTCGACGGGTTGTTCGCGCCCGCGCCGACGCCCGTACAGCCGCAAG CAGAGACGGTGGTGCGCGCGCTGGAGCGCAACGGCGTGGTGGTGGAGCTGGCGGCGCAGCGCGGCGGCGACACGGCCGCGCTCACCATGCGCGCGCGATCCAGCGCCGCCGCCACCATCACAGACTTCCTGTTCCAGGCCGCCGTGCCCAGG ACTTTCCGTCTGGACATGATGTCTCCATCAGGGACAGTGCTGACGCCGCAGGGTGAGATCACGCAGCTTCTCAAAATCACAAATCCCTCAAAG ACACCCCTCAGACTACGGATAAGAGTATCGTACAACATAGATGGCAACCCCATACTGGAGCAAGCGGAAGTGAACAACTTCCCCCCGGACCTGTTCAACTGA